The Deinococcus sp. AJ005 genome includes a window with the following:
- a CDS encoding CIA30 family protein — MKGLALAAALCSGMALSAPVLDFNSTTPSWSVLNDTVMGGVSSSQVRINAGVLEFTGQVRLENNGGFAGVRSSPGRYDLSGFSALKLRVKGDGKRYMFQLGTSARNGMTYRTEFETVAGQWTTVTLPLDSLRPTRFGQRLAGPTLDASNVVFFGFMIGNSRAERFALQVDWIEGQ; from the coding sequence ATGAAAGGTCTCGCTCTGGCTGCTGCGCTATGTTCAGGCATGGCCCTCTCCGCTCCCGTGCTGGACTTCAATTCCACGACTCCGTCCTGGTCCGTCCTGAATGACACCGTGATGGGTGGGGTCTCCAGCAGCCAGGTGCGGATCAACGCAGGAGTCCTGGAGTTCACGGGTCAGGTCCGCCTGGAAAACAATGGTGGATTCGCAGGCGTCCGCTCCAGTCCGGGCCGTTATGACCTGAGTGGATTCTCGGCCCTGAAACTGCGGGTCAAGGGCGACGGCAAGCGGTATATGTTCCAGCTCGGGACCAGTGCACGCAACGGCATGACCTACCGTACCGAATTTGAGACGGTGGCCGGGCAATGGACCACCGTCACCCTTCCCCTGGACTCCCTGCGTCCTACCCGTTTCGGTCAGCGACTGGCAGGACCCACACTTGATGCCAGCAATGTGGTTTTTTTCGGGTTCATGATCGGCAACAGCCGCGCCGAACGGTTCGCGCTTCAGGTGGACTGGATTGAAGGCCAGTGA
- a CDS encoding alpha/beta hydrolase → MKNFGWLLFCILASSGLAVESSVTIAGTVPGTLSLPDNAGGKLPAVLLLHGFASQKDEVGDMYKNLAVKLAAQGIASLRIDFQGSGDSKVPFKQMTFTNQVSDAQAAFDYLKGRPEVDATRLGLLGFSMGGGVAIKLAANAANPVKSLALWSSTGSRSLADLEAGSRATAEKEGVVDVDLGFTKIKLGRAFYSSLQNQNLETDIGKFRGNTMIIYGTADPLSGNAPYFLYNLQGKIQNLVLINGADHIYHVLTEDKSESNGVIDITVNWLRGL, encoded by the coding sequence ATGAAAAACTTCGGATGGCTGCTGTTCTGTATTCTGGCGTCCAGTGGACTGGCCGTGGAATCTAGCGTGACCATCGCTGGAACCGTTCCTGGCACGCTGTCTCTGCCTGACAATGCCGGCGGCAAACTTCCCGCCGTCTTGCTGCTGCACGGTTTTGCCAGCCAGAAAGACGAGGTGGGCGATATGTACAAGAACCTTGCCGTCAAGTTGGCTGCCCAGGGAATCGCATCTCTCAGAATTGATTTTCAGGGCAGCGGGGACAGCAAAGTTCCTTTCAAACAGATGACGTTCACCAACCAGGTTTCGGACGCACAGGCCGCCTTCGACTACCTGAAGGGCCGTCCTGAAGTGGACGCCACACGCCTGGGCCTGCTGGGCTTCAGCATGGGGGGCGGCGTCGCCATCAAGCTTGCGGCCAACGCCGCCAATCCGGTGAAATCGCTGGCGCTGTGGTCTAGCACGGGGAGTCGCAGTCTGGCAGACCTTGAGGCAGGGTCCAGGGCCACGGCGGAGAAAGAAGGCGTGGTGGACGTTGATCTTGGGTTCACAAAGATCAAGCTGGGCAGGGCATTTTACAGCAGCCTTCAGAACCAGAACCTGGAAACGGACATCGGCAAATTCAGGGGCAACACGATGATCATTTACGGCACCGCCGATCCACTCTCTGGGAATGCGCCCTACTTTCTGTACAACCTGCAAGGCAAAATTCAGAACCTGGTGCTGATCAACGGGGCCGATCACATCTACCACGTCCTGACGGAAGATAAGAGCGAGAGCAATGGCGTCATCGACATCACGGTCAACTGGTTGAGGGGCTTGTAG
- a CDS encoding metallophosphoesterase, producing the protein MTSPLSRRQLLKRGSAAALVFTTGPVFHLAQAQTPGTPDLVLLNLADLHSAYDRLPQLLSRIREVKARNPGVPHVLLFNGDLFELGNVVAVRSGGAPDWAFMRAIQREMPVIFNIGNHEGDLMDQQDFVRQARALGLTVITNLYDRRTGLPYARTFTTITVGERQIPVLGLGVNALSTYPAAIRDTLLPPDPVEFFQSAYPPLTTGSDFNVVLTHAGVVPDKAMLTGLKGVNLMVGGHDHLHLRHDEGKSIYLHNGFKGELLNVVGVQFGAQGATLTSEDLPISESAVGDRLLTTLIARQRELYLTAEDRAVIGQIGQTYTVQEAARWAVEQVRKATGADVVAINHTSFGRGFKQGDVTQVQFAEFLRFDNKLMRATVDTATLAGVMKLANQDRATRFEDLTGDFVYTNELQPEAGRTYTLVTVDFLTLPQNQERFFGKGGLTFEQVGTLTSKGVLAASLRN; encoded by the coding sequence GTGACCAGTCCACTGTCCAGACGCCAACTGCTCAAACGCGGCTCCGCAGCGGCGCTGGTCTTCACGACTGGCCCGGTGTTCCATCTGGCCCAGGCCCAGACCCCCGGTACCCCCGATCTGGTGCTGCTCAATCTCGCAGACCTGCACTCGGCTTATGACCGCCTGCCGCAACTGCTGAGCCGTATTCGTGAAGTGAAAGCGCGAAATCCAGGGGTGCCACACGTCCTGCTGTTCAACGGCGACCTCTTTGAGCTGGGCAACGTCGTCGCGGTTCGGTCCGGCGGCGCACCCGACTGGGCTTTCATGCGGGCCATCCAGCGGGAAATGCCGGTCATCTTCAACATCGGCAACCACGAAGGTGACCTGATGGACCAGCAGGATTTCGTGCGTCAGGCGCGTGCCCTGGGCCTGACCGTCATCACCAACCTGTATGACCGCCGCACGGGTCTCCCCTACGCCCGGACCTTCACCACCATCACGGTGGGCGAGCGGCAGATTCCGGTGCTGGGTCTGGGCGTCAATGCCCTGAGTACCTACCCCGCAGCCATCCGCGACACCCTCCTGCCGCCCGATCCGGTGGAGTTCTTCCAGTCGGCGTACCCACCACTGACCACGGGATCGGACTTCAACGTCGTCCTGACCCACGCGGGCGTCGTGCCGGACAAGGCCATGCTGACAGGGCTGAAGGGCGTGAACCTGATGGTGGGCGGTCACGATCACTTGCATTTGCGTCATGACGAGGGAAAGAGTATCTACCTCCACAACGGGTTCAAGGGCGAACTGCTGAATGTGGTGGGCGTCCAGTTCGGCGCGCAGGGGGCCACGCTGACCAGCGAAGACCTGCCCATCAGCGAGAGTGCGGTGGGGGACCGTCTGCTGACCACCCTGATCGCCCGCCAGCGCGAGCTGTACCTCACCGCCGAGGACCGGGCCGTGATCGGGCAGATCGGCCAGACCTACACGGTTCAAGAAGCCGCGCGCTGGGCAGTGGAACAAGTCCGTAAAGCCACTGGCGCGGACGTCGTGGCGATCAACCACACCTCGTTCGGGCGCGGTTTCAAGCAGGGGGACGTGACGCAGGTGCAGTTCGCCGAGTTCCTGCGCTTCGACAACAAGTTGATGCGGGCGACGGTGGACACCGCCACCCTGGCCGGGGTCATGAAACTCGCCAACCAGGACCGCGCGACGCGGTTCGAGGACCTGACGGGCGATTTCGTGTACACCAATGAACTCCAGCCAGAAGCCGGGCGAACATACACGCTGGTGACGGTGGACTTCCTGACGCTGCCACAAAACCAGGAGCGATTCTTTGGGAAAGGTGGCCTGACCTTTGAACAGGTGGGGACGTTGACATCCAAGGGTGTGCTGGCAGCGTCTTTGCGCAACTGA
- a CDS encoding FAD-binding domain-containing protein, with product MPKTSAPLPESLRDVPVAELFHDVFAHDPQHHGFARGGRDAALKALTEIEPVTYGRDRSYLDGHVSRLSPYIRHGVLTLAEVRDAALTHAPDTAPSRVWKYVNELSWRDYSVRVYAAVGDLIWRDFEPYKTGLPASAYAHDFPDDIETGTTGAACIDAWSQELRETGYLHNHVRMWLASYVVHHRRVWWQGGASWFITHLLDGDPSSNNLGWQWVASTWRAYPYLWNRGNLVKFAGDRYCAGCPLADAECPFDATYAALSERLFESKTAAPGESGHLDPTTLMAVDWEPLPTPEVVPSAVVWVHGDRLSPTNEALVAYAEQPAVFVWDDNLLKEWTISAKRQTFIHECVQDLPVHVLRGNVAEEVARFAQTHGATTIATTPSPSPRFAAIVTALETAGLTVQLWPEPVFGESLTPLDLRVHADYWRQISASAFGKEPAPPKPGRPRTKKGAAKAET from the coding sequence ATGCCCAAGACGTCTGCCCCCCTGCCAGAGAGCCTGCGAGACGTACCAGTGGCTGAACTGTTCCACGATGTGTTTGCCCATGATCCGCAACACCACGGTTTTGCGCGCGGTGGCAGAGACGCGGCACTGAAGGCGCTGACTGAGATTGAACCCGTCACTTACGGGCGTGACCGCTCGTACCTGGACGGCCATGTCAGCCGTCTGTCACCCTACATCCGCCACGGCGTGCTGACACTGGCCGAGGTCCGGGACGCGGCCCTGACCCACGCCCCCGACACCGCCCCCAGCCGCGTGTGGAAATACGTCAACGAGCTGAGCTGGCGCGATTACTCCGTGCGCGTGTATGCAGCAGTTGGGGACCTGATCTGGAGGGACTTTGAGCCGTATAAGACGGGCTTGCCTGCGTCTGCCTACGCCCATGATTTCCCTGATGACATTGAGACCGGCACAACTGGCGCGGCCTGCATCGACGCCTGGTCCCAGGAACTGCGCGAGACAGGCTACCTGCACAACCATGTCCGCATGTGGCTGGCCAGCTATGTCGTTCACCACCGCCGGGTGTGGTGGCAGGGCGGTGCGTCGTGGTTCATCACGCACCTGCTCGACGGCGATCCATCGTCTAACAATCTGGGCTGGCAATGGGTAGCAAGCACCTGGCGGGCGTACCCGTACCTGTGGAACCGGGGCAACCTGGTTAAGTTCGCAGGGGACCGCTATTGCGCTGGCTGTCCGCTGGCGGATGCGGAGTGTCCATTTGACGCCACCTACGCCGCCCTTTCAGAGCGGTTATTTGAAAGCAAAACCGCTGCACCTGGCGAGAGCGGTCATCTGGACCCTACAACCCTGATGGCCGTTGACTGGGAGCCGCTGCCCACCCCCGAAGTCGTTCCCAGTGCGGTGGTGTGGGTGCATGGAGACCGCCTCTCGCCCACTAACGAGGCGCTGGTGGCCTATGCAGAACAACCCGCCGTATTCGTCTGGGATGACAATTTGCTGAAGGAATGGACCATCAGCGCCAAGCGCCAGACCTTTATCCATGAATGCGTTCAGGACCTGCCAGTTCATGTCCTGCGCGGCAATGTGGCTGAAGAGGTAGCACGGTTTGCCCAGACACACGGGGCAACAACCATCGCCACCACGCCCAGCCCCAGCCCACGTTTTGCGGCCATCGTGACGGCGCTGGAAACAGCGGGGCTGACGGTCCAACTCTGGCCCGAACCCGTCTTCGGGGAGAGCCTGACGCCCCTGGACCTGCGGGTCCACGCGGATTACTGGCGGCAGATCAGCGCCAGTGCCTTTGGCAAGGAGCCTGCGCCGCCCAAACCGGGGCGGCCCCGCACGAAAAAGGGAGCGGCCAAAGCCGAGACGTAG
- a CDS encoding DUF6440 family protein translates to MARTKRFETVHEEKSMTEVTRVLRDRETGVCYLYQWIGTGGGLTVLVDREGKPLVMDDPPQN, encoded by the coding sequence ATGGCCAGAACCAAGCGCTTTGAGACCGTCCACGAAGAGAAAAGCATGACCGAAGTCACGCGCGTTCTGCGGGACCGCGAAACGGGCGTGTGTTACCTGTATCAGTGGATTGGTACGGGAGGTGGCCTGACCGTGCTGGTGGACCGGGAAGGGAAGCCCCTGGTCATGGACGATCCGCCTCAAAACTGA
- a CDS encoding IS1 family transposase: MPTPSLDAVCHTDRLGAYKSVVFGTLHRIGGTQPIERFNATLRARLAHLVRKTLSLSHKQANLEMLIWLFIHRYNASLP, translated from the coding sequence TTGCCCACCCCCTCCCTCGACGCGGTCTGTCACACAGATCGCCTGGGGGCTTACAAAAGTGTCGTTTTCGGCACGCTGCACCGTATCGGCGGCACCCAACCCATCGAGCGGTTCAACGCCACGCTCCGGGCACGCTTGGCGCATCTGGTTCGCAAGACACTGTCCTTGAGCCACAAACAAGCCAATTTGGAGATGCTGATCTGGCTCTTCATCCACCGCTACAACGCGTCATTACCTTGA
- a CDS encoding transposase → MNERKHRLSTDTLGLLLGVKVLAANISDREGSTLLFLELRVKQPQMRLHVFADGGYRGKWEDWVKTNIGHTVEIVQRPDANTHGYWLPQDQELTEAQIKTFRGHREFVVIKKRWIVERSFAWCSFDRRLNREYDLLAETTEAFILLSFIRRMIRQLAAFAAQIAVAA, encoded by the coding sequence ATCAACGAGCGAAAACACCGCCTGAGCACAGACACGCTTGGATTGTTGCTGGGCGTGAAGGTGTTGGCCGCCAATATCTCTGACCGGGAAGGCAGCACGCTGCTCTTCTTGGAGCTGCGGGTCAAGCAACCCCAAATGAGGCTGCATGTCTTCGCTGACGGCGGGTACAGGGGGAAGTGGGAGGACTGGGTCAAGACGAATATTGGCCACACCGTCGAGATTGTTCAGCGCCCAGACGCTAATACCCACGGGTATTGGCTCCCCCAGGATCAAGAGCTGACCGAAGCGCAAATAAAAACCTTCAGAGGACACCGAGAGTTTGTCGTGATTAAGAAGCGCTGGATTGTCGAGCGGAGCTTCGCCTGGTGTTCGTTTGATCGTCGGCTGAACCGTGAATATGACCTGCTCGCTGAAACCACGGAAGCCTTCATCTTGCTCTCGTTCATCCGCCGTATGATTCGCCAACTCGCCGCTTTTGCTGCCCAGATCGCGGTCGCCGCGTGA
- a CDS encoding transposase, translated as MARIPSYPSDLSDVEWAVVGPLVPAHRPGGRPAAHRRRDILDAIFYIKRGGVSWRMLPIDFPHWKTVYDYFRTWKQDGVFERLGDALRVRVRAVSGGNAVPTAGIVDSRSVKTSQKGGTLATTAAKRSTSENTA; from the coding sequence ATGGCGAGAATCCCTTCTTATCCCAGTGATCTCAGTGATGTGGAGTGGGCCGTCGTCGGGCCACTTGTCCCCGCCCATCGTCCTGGTGGGCGTCCAGCTGCCCACCGCCGCCGCGATATTTTGGACGCCATCTTCTACATCAAGCGCGGCGGCGTGTCCTGGCGGATGTTACCGATTGATTTTCCCCACTGGAAAACGGTCTACGACTATTTCCGAACCTGGAAGCAAGATGGCGTGTTTGAGCGCTTAGGCGATGCGCTCCGGGTTCGGGTACGAGCTGTCAGTGGGGGAAATGCTGTGCCCACAGCGGGCATTGTGGATTCACGGAGCGTCAAGACCTCCCAAAAAGGGGGGACCTTGGCTACGACGGCGGCAAAAAGATCAACGAGCGAAAACACCGCCTGA
- a CDS encoding VWA domain-containing protein: MATSASGASEGDARGFHPAQSLPDNLRAFCKVLRREHDFVLGPGELADALWALEWLGLADPERLRLGLRLILCARQQDLEPFDDAFTAFFFPVTDGLPQPLQPPTEPPQPRHTSDQPAPEGRDEADPPTGPQDTDDQEEQEFDVPAARRMPHSDDPDAQLSEQTLRTLFSAQHGQAESPTVRSTEVDAMLSAATEFLAHLRLGTSRTWRPQIRGRRFDLRRTLRASLGTGGEAISPRWLARRKHHPRVALLLDGSRSMDALNAPALQFASALCQRSQRVEVFTFSTELREITADLRALVSGSRRSRGQAAGLDLKLLSLGLAWGGGTRIGDCLHIFLREHGSRVLGPHTLVIIASDGLDVGEPEVLAHAVQELARRSRGVLWLNPLAALPGYTPTARGIRAALPHLIGLTHAATPQEFARLTRRLR, encoded by the coding sequence GTGAACTGGCCGACGCGTTGTGGGCGCTGGAATGGCTGGGCCTGGCCGATCCGGAGCGCCTTCGCCTGGGTTTGCGCCTGATCCTGTGCGCCCGTCAGCAGGACTTGGAACCGTTCGACGACGCCTTCACTGCATTTTTCTTCCCGGTCACGGATGGTCTGCCCCAGCCCCTGCAACCCCCCACCGAGCCGCCCCAGCCCCGCCACACCAGTGATCAGCCTGCTCCTGAGGGGCGTGACGAGGCAGACCCGCCCACAGGACCGCAGGATACGGACGACCAGGAAGAACAGGAGTTCGACGTGCCTGCGGCTCGGCGCATGCCGCACAGTGATGATCCGGACGCCCAACTATCCGAGCAGACCCTGCGCACGCTCTTCAGTGCCCAGCACGGCCAGGCGGAGTCGCCCACAGTGCGCAGTACAGAGGTGGACGCCATGCTCTCAGCGGCCACTGAGTTTCTGGCCCACCTTCGACTGGGGACATCGCGTACCTGGCGGCCACAGATCAGGGGACGCCGCTTCGATTTACGCCGCACCCTGCGCGCGAGTCTCGGTACCGGCGGCGAGGCGATCAGCCCACGCTGGCTGGCCCGGCGCAAGCACCACCCCCGTGTGGCGCTGCTGCTTGACGGAAGCCGCTCAATGGACGCGCTCAACGCCCCCGCACTGCAATTTGCCTCTGCACTCTGCCAGCGTTCCCAGCGGGTGGAGGTCTTCACCTTTTCCACCGAATTGCGGGAAATCACCGCCGATCTCCGCGCGCTGGTCAGTGGTTCACGGCGATCACGGGGGCAGGCCGCCGGACTGGACCTGAAACTTCTGTCACTGGGACTGGCCTGGGGCGGTGGCACGCGGATCGGCGACTGCCTGCACATCTTCCTGCGTGAGCATGGGTCCCGCGTTCTCGGACCGCATACCTTGGTCATCATCGCCAGTGACGGCCTGGATGTGGGCGAGCCTGAAGTGCTGGCCCACGCCGTTCAGGAGCTGGCCCGCCGCAGCCGCGGCGTGCTGTGGCTTAATCCGCTGGCCGCACTGCCTGGCTACACTCCGACCGCCCGGGGTATTCGCGCGGCCTTGCCCCATCTGATTGGCCTGACCCATGCGGCCACTCCTCAGGAGTTTGCTCGTCTGACCCGTAGGTTGCGGTAG